A window of the Megalopta genalis isolate 19385.01 chromosome 2, iyMegGena1_principal, whole genome shotgun sequence genome harbors these coding sequences:
- the LOC117229780 gene encoding uncharacterized protein LOC117229780, whose translation MRNGVLSLCGTPRKNPGAVRCRPAEPLEVLETAERVHQSAESNSSKFRSLVVHDSKNKSIRTTFRISRRFSEIFGGARAMTDANSNKGASGSSKRSFEQAKKELHSIVAKIEETGLTNRTLKLVHAQSLLRPRGSKIRKRHLWILLIFAWILGQLLWNHVRVARDDRCLAGLPSFTQKIFRPAEDCSICRDVQQVDRISNVVPGTFEERYAYSGRPVVVTDATTNWTAPGIFSFAFFKSLYDGENANCQFFPYKTGFKGLQDVFNMSASRSLLEKGTEPWYVGWSNCDEKIGNILRQHYHRPYFLPSTAETEKTDWIFMGSHGYGAPMHVDDVEHPSWQAQIKGAKVWVLEPPRECHYTCNRLEIVVQPGEIIVLDTNRWYHQTQIVSEEMSITIGAEYD comes from the exons ATGCGCAACGGAGTCCTTTCGCTTTGTGGGACCCCGCGGAAGAATCCTGGCGCAGTTCGTTGTCGACCAGCTGAACCATTGGAGGTCCTGGAAACCGCAGAACGCGTTCACCAGTCCGCGGAGAGTAATTCTTCGAAATTTCGAAGCCTTGTCGTCCACGACAGCAAGAACAAATCGATTCGAACGACCTTccg GATTTCACGAAGGTTTAGCGAGATATTCGGAGGTGCTCGCGCGATGACGGACGCGAACAGCAACAAAGGAGCCTCCGGGTCCTCGAAGAGGTCCTTTGAGCAAGCGAAGAAGGAGCTGCATTCGATAGTCGCTAAAATCGAGGAGACTGGCCTGACGAACAGGACGCTGAAGCTGGTCCACGCGCAGTCCTTGCTGCGACCACGGGGATCGAAGATCCGCAAGAGACACCTGTGGATCCTGCTGATCTTCGCGTGGATTCTCGGACAGCTTCTGTGGAACCATGTCCGCGTTGCTCGCGACGACCGA TGTCTGGCGGGGCTGCCCTCCTTCACGCAGAAAATTTTCCGGCCGGCGGAGGATTGCTCGATTTGCCGGGACGTTCAACAGGTTGACAGAATATCGAACGTGGTTCCTGGGACTTTCGAGGAACG CTACGCTTATTCCGGAAGGCCGGTGGTGGTCACCGACGCCACGACGAACTGGACAGCGCCGGGGATCTTCTCGTTCGCGTTCTTCAAGTCGCTGTACGACGGCGAGAACGCCAACTGCCAGTTCTTCCCTTATAAAACCGGGTTCAAGGGTCTCCAAGACGTTTTCAACATGAGCGCGAGCAGATCCTTGCTGGAGAAGGGCACGGAACCGTGGTACGTTGGATG GAGCAACTGCGACGAGAAGATCGGCAACATCCTCAGGCAGCACTATCACAGGCCGTATTTCCTGCCGTCCACCGCCGAGACCGAGAAGACCGACTGGATTTTTATGGGGAGCCATGGCTACGGTGCCCCGATGCAC GTGGACGACGTGGAGCATCCTTCGTGGCAGGCGCAGATCAAGGGGGCGAAAGTGTGGGTCCTGGAGCCGCCCAGAGAATGTCACTACACCTGCAACAGGCTGGAGATCGTGGTGCAGCCCGGCGAGATAA TTGTCCTGGACACGAATCGCTGGTACCACCAAACGCAGATCGTGTCGGAGGAGATGAGCATCACTATCGGAGCGGAGTACGACTGA